In one window of Zhongshania aliphaticivorans DNA:
- a CDS encoding phosphatidate cytidylyltransferase encodes MLKQRIITAVLIVVALLASLAFLPLMGLSVLFALIVLLAAWEWSDLSGLSSRVSRFSYVVVCGALMLAAAWQASLFSDVNKEEVKNIVSAGSVWWAIALLWVKSYPQSASLWGSQWMRAFMGLMVLVPAWLALCYMRSLDGGVWLILAVVGLVASADIGAYFVGRAFGKAKLAPAVSPGKSWAGFWGGVACSTALSALLWFVLARLAPAAIPTGLLPLLCLVTITVLASVLGDLLESMVKRHRGIKDSGQLLPGHGGIMDRVDSITAAAPVFALGLIATGWV; translated from the coding sequence ATGCTAAAGCAGCGGATCATCACCGCAGTGTTGATCGTTGTCGCGTTGTTGGCTTCTTTGGCATTCTTGCCATTGATGGGGTTGTCCGTGTTATTTGCCCTGATTGTGTTGCTGGCAGCCTGGGAATGGTCTGATCTTAGTGGCTTATCTTCCCGCGTGTCACGTTTCTCGTATGTTGTGGTGTGCGGCGCCTTAATGTTGGCTGCGGCATGGCAGGCCAGTTTGTTTAGTGACGTTAATAAAGAAGAAGTCAAAAATATTGTTTCAGCCGGCAGCGTGTGGTGGGCGATTGCCCTACTTTGGGTTAAATCGTATCCACAGAGTGCAAGCTTATGGGGTTCTCAGTGGATGAGGGCGTTTATGGGCTTGATGGTGTTGGTGCCCGCTTGGCTAGCCCTCTGTTACATGCGTAGCTTAGACGGTGGTGTGTGGTTAATTCTGGCGGTGGTTGGTCTTGTTGCTTCGGCGGATATTGGTGCCTACTTTGTTGGCCGTGCATTTGGTAAAGCTAAGCTTGCTCCGGCAGTGAGCCCAGGAAAATCATGGGCGGGATTTTGGGGTGGGGTAGCATGTAGTACAGCCCTCTCTGCTCTGCTGTGGTTTGTATTAGCGCGCTTGGCACCTGCAGCAATTCCGACGGGCTTACTGCCCTTGCTTTGTTTAGTTACCATCACCGTATTAGCTTCAGTGCTTGGGGATCTGCTGGAAAGTATGGTTAAGCGTCATCGGGGAATAAAAGATAGCGGACAGTTGTTGCCCGGTCACGGCGGCATTATGGATCGAGTGGATAGTATTACCGCTGCCGCCCCAGTGTTTGCATTAGGCTTGATTGCAACGGGATGGGTGTGA
- the ispC gene encoding 1-deoxy-D-xylulose-5-phosphate reductoisomerase, with protein sequence MQSVAVLGSTGSIGVSTLDVLARHPERYSVYALTANRSLDALFQQVEMFSPHFAVVADTSLASKFSERIAEAGLSTEVLSGEEGLCRVASQADVTMAAIVGAAGLMPTMAAVEAGKKVLLANKEALVMAGPLFMEAVQRYGATLLPIDSEHNAIFQCLPAAGQAAEKVGLASKGVQRILLTGSGGPFRATPLAELAEVTPDQACAHPNWSMGRKISVDSATMMNKGLELIEACWLFHTDAANIDIIVHPQSVIHSMVEYIDGSVLAQLGNPDMRTPIAHALAWPERIASGVAGLDIITQARLDFEAPDEVRFPCLRLAREAALRAGTAPAVLNAANEVAVDAFLNGHLSFVSIPVVIEEVMGQVEIVEPHSLRDVQNADQQSRACAMDIIAKKFT encoded by the coding sequence ATGCAGTCTGTTGCAGTGCTGGGCTCTACCGGCTCTATCGGCGTTAGTACCCTCGATGTACTGGCGAGGCATCCTGAACGTTATAGCGTTTACGCCTTAACCGCTAATCGCAGTTTGGATGCGTTATTCCAGCAGGTTGAAATGTTTTCACCTCACTTTGCCGTTGTCGCTGATACGAGTTTAGCGTCTAAATTTTCTGAGCGGATTGCGGAGGCGGGCTTATCAACTGAAGTGCTTAGTGGCGAGGAAGGACTTTGCAGGGTTGCTAGCCAAGCCGATGTGACGATGGCGGCAATAGTTGGTGCAGCAGGGTTGATGCCAACTATGGCAGCAGTAGAGGCTGGGAAAAAGGTTTTGTTAGCAAATAAAGAAGCGCTAGTCATGGCCGGCCCTCTCTTTATGGAGGCCGTTCAGCGTTATGGGGCAACCTTGCTGCCAATTGATAGCGAGCACAATGCTATTTTTCAGTGTTTGCCCGCGGCAGGTCAAGCAGCTGAAAAGGTTGGTCTCGCCTCAAAAGGTGTGCAGCGTATTTTGTTAACCGGCTCGGGCGGACCCTTTCGTGCCACGCCGTTAGCAGAACTGGCCGAAGTAACACCTGATCAAGCTTGTGCCCACCCTAATTGGTCTATGGGTCGGAAAATTTCAGTTGATTCAGCGACTATGATGAACAAAGGCTTAGAGTTAATTGAGGCCTGTTGGTTATTTCATACAGATGCTGCGAATATTGATATTATTGTTCATCCGCAGAGTGTTATTCACTCGATGGTTGAGTATATTGACGGCTCGGTATTGGCGCAGCTTGGAAATCCAGATATGCGTACACCCATCGCTCATGCATTGGCTTGGCCAGAGCGCATTGCGTCCGGTGTTGCGGGATTAGATATTATTACTCAAGCTCGCTTGGATTTTGAAGCTCCCGACGAAGTGCGCTTTCCGTGTTTACGATTGGCGCGGGAGGCGGCATTAAGAGCTGGAACGGCGCCGGCTGTCTTAAATGCGGCTAATGAGGTGGCTGTTGATGCATTCCTCAATGGTCACTTAAGTTTTGTTAGTATACCGGTGGTGATTGAAGAGGTAATGGGGCAGGTAGAAATTGTTGAACCCCATTCACTCCGCGATGTCCAAAATGCGGATCAGCAATCTCGCGCTTGTGCGATGGATATTATTGCTAAAAAATTTACTTAA